Part of the Woronichinia naegeliana WA131 genome, CTGTAAATCGGGAAGAGGGCGACCAATGACACTGGCGGTACTATTGACATCAGCCATGCTTAAGGGGCGATAGGTAACATGGACAGTAGTTTCCGTAATCCCATACATATTAACCAATTGGGGAAATTGGTCGCCGTGTCGGTCAAACCAAGGCTGTAAACTGTTGATTTCTAAAGATTCTCCCCCAAAAATCACCAAACGTAAACCTAAATCATCATCTGTGGCTGAATCCTCCCCAACCTCCCTTAATAAGGATTCTTCAGCTTGAATTAACTGACGGAAAGCGGTAGGGGTTTGATTGAGAATCGTTACTTTTTCTTGACACAATAACTCATAAAATGATTCGGGAGAACGAGTCACTAAGTAAGGGACTATTACCAGCCGTCCACCATAGAGTAAAGCCCCCCACATTTCCCACACGGAAAAGTCAAAAGCGTAAGAATGGAATAGAGTCCAGACATCTTGGGAATTGAAATGATACCAGGAGTCTGTTGCGGCAAACAGTCGCACGACATTAGCGTGATTAACTAAAACCCCTTTCGGTTTACCCGTAGAACCTGATGTATAGATTGTATAGGTTAAATTCTCTGGTTCTGACTTATTTTCAGGGTTTGACGTGATATTTTGAGCGATTTTTTCCAATTCTGTATCTAAACAGATAAGTTGTGCTTGATGTTCAGGAATAGACTCGGCTAATTTTGCTTGAGTTATTAATATTTTCACTTGAGAGTCTTCTAACATAAAGCTTAGACGTTCCTGGGGATAATCAGGGTCAAGAGAAACATAAGCACCACCTGCTTTTAATATCCCCAATAATCCTACAATCATCTCTAAAGAACGTTCAACACAAATCCCCACCAATTCATCGGGTTTAACCCCCAAAGAAAGCAAATAATGCGCTAACTGATTAGCTCGACAATTTAACTCACCATAGGTTAATTGTTGACCTTCAAATACCACCGCTACAGCATTAGGAGTCTGTTCAACCTGCTCCTCAAATAACTGATGAATACACTTATCAGCAGGATAATCTACTTGAGTATTATTCCAGTCAATTAATAACTGTTGTTGTTCAATTTTTGTTAATAAAGGTAATTGAGAAACTCGCTCCCTCGGATTAGCAATAATCCCCTCAAGTAAAGTCACAAAATGACTCAGCATCCTGTTAATTGTATCCTGCTCAAAGCGACTCCCATCATAATTCAACCTTACCGACAATTGCTCACCAGGAATAACTACAACTGTCAGAGGATAATTAGTCTGTTCAACTCCGCGAAAATTAGAAATTGTCAAATTACTATTATCTTCTAAAACTTGAGTGTCCACTGGATAATTCTCGAACACAACAATACTGTCAAATAAAGACATACCTCTCGGAATATCACTTAATCCCTGAATCTCTACCAAAGGACTATAGGCAAATTGTTCAGACTCGACCTGTTGCGTCTGTAAATCCTTCAATAAACCTAACAATTCAGTCTCAGAAGACATTTGAACTCGAACTGGCAAAGTATTAATAAACAAACCTACCATTGATTCTACACCAACCAGTTTTGAAGGACGACCAGAAACGGTTGCACCGAAAACCACATCGGCTTCCCCACTGTAGCGAGACAGTAATAATCCCCAAGTTACTTGCACCAAATTATTCAGGGTCAATTGATGCTTTTTCACAAAAGATTGAGCGGCAGCAGTTGCTGCTACTGTTAACCTAATCTCCTCTTCTCCGTAGCTAATTTCACCTCTTTCTCCTTGAGGTGAAAGTCGGTCTATCCTTAAAGGAGTTGGTGCGGTAAAACCTTGTAGTTTTTGTCGCCAAAATTCCTTAGCTGTATCTTGATTTTGCTGCTGTAGCCAAGCAATATAATGACGATAGTTAACAGTTGGTTGATAACTTAAACTGTTTCCCTGAGCTAGTGTTTGATAAAATTCTAACAGGTCTTTAAACACTAAAGGTGACGACCAACCATCAATCAATAAATGATGATGACTCCAAACAAACTGATAACTATTCCCCCCCAATCGGAAGAGATTCAAACGCATTAACGGTACTTGAGAAAGTGAGAATCCCTGTTGTCTATCAGCAGCTAGAAAATTCTCTAATTCCTGTTGTTGTTCTTCTTCAGATAACGAACACCAATCATCAATTTTAAGCGTAACATTAACCTGTTTATATACCACTTGAAGCGGCTGACTTAAAGACTCCCAGAGGAAACCAGTGCGAAAGATTGAATATTTTGTTATTATTTGTTGCCAAGATTGCTCGAAGATTGACACCTCCAGATTACCTGTAAGAGTACAAATCATTTGCTCAAAATAGACCCCTGAATCAGGCTTCAATAAACTCTCAAATAACATCCCCCCTTGCATGGGAGATAGGGGATAAATATCCTCAACATTTCGCCAGTTAGTTGTCCCCAATTCGGATTTGAGGGCTAGATTTGCTAACAATTTATCTAGTTCTAACTGGTGAATTTTTGTTAAGGGGAAATCTGTTGGTGTATAACCACCGCTTTTAGGTAATAAACAATGGGCAATTATTGCTCGCAAAGTTTCGACAAATTCTTGGGCAAGATTCTCAATAGTTTCTTGCCGATGAATATTCTTACTATATGTCCAATCTATTTGTAACTTTTCGTGAGTAATAACGGCGTTAATGTCTAATAATTGTGAACGTTCGCCCTGCAAACTACAAGTTTGACCACTGGATTCTGGAGCTAATTGTATCGCTGAAGATTGAGAAAAAACTTGATTAAATTGACCCAGATAATTGAAGCTAATTTCTGCTTCTTTCACTCTCCCTAGTTGCTGACAAATTTCCTCATCAACATTCAAATAACGCAATAAACCATAACCAATCCCTTTGTTAGGAATTGCCCGTAATTGTTCTTTAACAGCTTTTAAAATTTGACCTAAATTATCAGGAATTTGACTAAAATCATCAAGGCTATCTAGGTGAATAATTACGGGAAAAATAGTGGTAAACCAGCCAATAGTGCGGGATAAGTCCACACCTAAATCTACACCATTAATAATGTCTTCTCGCCCGTGCCCTTCTAAGTTAAATAAGACTGATTTCGAGTTAGTCCATTTGGCTAAAACTAGTACCAATGTTGTTAGTAAAACATCGTTAATCTGAGTTTTATAAGCTTGAGGAACATCTTGTAATAATGCCTGAGTTTCTGTTGCATTTAATGATACTACTATCTGAGATGCTGAGGCAATTGTGTTCACTCCTTCTGGATAGTCTACTGGTAAGCTAGGAATTGAGGAATTAGCGTTATTCAACCAATAACTTAGTTCGGATTTTAATTCCTCTGATTGAGCAAATTTTGTGAGTCGTTGTGACCAATCTTTGAAGGAGGTGGTTTTAGCTGGAAGTTGAAGGGTTTGTCCTTGATTAATAAGCTGGTAAGCTGTCTGTAAATCTTCTAATAAAATCCGCCAAGAAACACCGTCAACTACTAAGTGATGAATCACAATTAGTAACCGTGCTCCTAACTTACTTCCCAAGAAGAAATAGTCCACTTGTACCAGATTTTCTGAGAGATTTAAACTCGCTTGTAGTTGGTTAGCTGTGTTTTCAATTGCTGCTTGTTGTTCCCTTTCTGGGACTGTGCATAAGTCTATTAAGGAGAAAGCAATGCTGTCAGTTGGAGAGGAGTGAATCTGTTGCCAACCTGACTCAGTTTCCGTAAATCTTAAGCGTAAAGCATCGTGATGTTTTAGTAAGTGGCTAAAGACTTTTTCCAAGATTTCTGGTTGAAAGTGAGATGGTATTGAGAGCAAAAATGCTTGATTAAAGTGGTGTTTTGCTGCCAGTTTCTGCTCAAAAAACCAGTGTTGAATGGGGGTTAAGGGGACTGTACCTGTGACTAATCCTTGTTCTCCTCCGACGGCATTTGTTGTCCCTGTTACTGTTGCTAATTCGCCAATAGTTTGATGGGCAAATAATTGTTTAAGAGTGATTTCTAATCCAGCTTGTTTGGCTTTACTGATGATGGAAATACTGAGGATTGAATCTCCTCCTAGTTCAAAGAAGTTATCATTAATGCTTACTTGTTTGACCTTTAAAACCTCAGTCCAAATTGTTACCAGTATTTCTTCAATAGGGTTACGGGGTGCAATAAACTTATCCGTTCTTTCGTGATTTTGTTCGGGTGCAGGTAAGGCGCGACGGTCTATTTTACCATTAGGTGTTAAGGGTAATGATTCGAGCATTACGAAAGCACTGGGAATCATATATTCTGGCAGCTTTTCCTTGAGGAATTGCCGCATTTCATTGGGGGTAGGTGTTGCCTCTTTTTCGGGGAAAATATAGGCAACTAAACGTTTATTTCCTGGTGTATCTTCCCGGGCAATAATAACCGATGATTGTACTTGAGGATATTGAGTTAATACTGCTTCAATTTCCCCTAATTCAATACGGAATCCTCGTATTTTAACTTGGCTGTCAATGCGTCCTAAATATTCAATATTACCGTCAGGTAAATAACGCGCTAAGTCCCCAGTTTTGTATAATTTTGACTTTTGATTTTTGACTTTTGAATTGTCAAAAGGATTAGGAATAAATTTTTCTTGTGTTAATTCGGGACGGTTGAGATAACCTCTTGCTAATCCTGCTCCACCTATGTATAGTTCTCCTGGGATACCTATAGGTACTGGTTGTAAGTTTTGGTCTAGTATGTATAACTGTGTATTGGCAATAGGGCGACCGATAGGAATTGAACCGGAAATGTATTTCCCCATAGGTACTTGGTAAATACAACAACCTACAACTGTCTCTGTCGGTCCGTATTCATTGACTAGCAGGGTTTCTGGCGCAAATTCTTGCCAGAAAGCGATGTTTTCTCCTAACAAGTTTTCACCACCGATGATGAAGGCCATGGTTCGACTTGCTGCCTCTCGTGGCGATAATTGCTGATTAAGCAACTCTAGATGAGCAGGTGTGATTTTAACCAAGCTTAAGTGAGAATGGTGACGTAAAGAATTACTTAG contains:
- a CDS encoding amino acid adenylation domain-containing protein; the encoded protein is MSRNIETIYPSSSGLSRGQEAMWLIYQIAPENVAYNIFITAKIYSYLEISVVNRVWQKIIEKHPILRTIYTTHEGKPVQQVNQQLNFSVEVIDASEWSEDHLREKIYAIADTPFNLEKDSVLRVNLFTLSPEDHILLLTMHHIAGDMWSFNLLLGEFQAAYTNEIKRISQGQPETVDSLSEKKSYADFVHWQSEMLSGSKGEKQWQYWQKQLAGELPILNLLPDKPRPPVKTYEGASYIVKLDEQLIEKLKHLALASGTSLYQVLLTAFYVQLYRYTNQTDILIGSPMRGRTGKEFKEIVGYFSNLIVLRVFVEENATFTELLAQVSKIVRQAQKHQDYPFSLLVEKLQPQRDPSRSPFCQVSFTWQAQTWCEQKENLSPSQEPMLQMAPYLLGHQRGADFDLSLMVMEAAETFQLNWQYNTDLFEDTTITPMAGHFVTLLESIVENPQQPVSLLPLLTQREQHQLLVEWNNTKAEYPSNKCIHQLFEEQVERTPDAVAVVFEGQQLTYNELNCRANQLAHYLQSLGVKPDELVGICVERSLEMIVGLLGILKAGGAYVPLDPDYPIERLSFMLEDAAVKVLLTQQELIDKLPEHQAQLICLDADWTIISKLSKSNLINTVTSENLAYVIYTSGSTGLPKGTLIPHQGLVNYLSWCTQAYNVEQGTGTLVHSPLGFDLTITSLFSPLLVGNQVEILAEDQDVETLSNSLRHHSHLSLVKITPAHLELLNQQLSPREAASRTMAFIIGGENLLGENIAFWQEFAPETLLVNEYGPTETVVGCCIYQVPMGKYISGSIPIGRPIANTQLYILDQNLQPVPIGIPGELYIGGAGLARGYLNRPELTQEKFIPNPFDNSKVKNQKSKLYKTGDLARYLPDGNIEYLGRIDSQVKIRGFRIELGEIEAVLTQYPQVQSSVIIAREDTPGNKRLVAYIFPEKEATPTPNEMRQFLKEKLPEYMIPSAFVMLESLPLTPNGKIDRRALPAPEQNHERTDKFIAPRNPIEEILVTIWTEVLKVKQVSINDNFFELGGDSILSISIISKAKQAGLEITLKQLFAHQTIGELATVTGTTNAVGGEQGLVTGTVPLTPIQHWFFEQKLAAKHHFNQAFLLSIPSHFQPEILEKVFSHLLKHHDALRLRFTETESGWQQIHSSPTDSIAFSLIDLCTVPEREQQAAIENTANQLQASLNLSENLVQVDYFFLGSKLGARLLIVIHHLVVDGVSWRILLEDLQTAYQLINQGQTLQLPAKTTSFKDWSQRLTKFAQSEELKSELSYWLNNANSSIPSLPVDYPEGVNTIASASQIVVSLNATETQALLQDVPQAYKTQINDVLLTTLVLVLAKWTNSKSVLFNLEGHGREDIINGVDLGVDLSRTIGWFTTIFPVIIHLDSLDDFSQIPDNLGQILKAVKEQLRAIPNKGIGYGLLRYLNVDEEICQQLGRVKEAEISFNYLGQFNQVFSQSSAIQLAPESSGQTCSLQGERSQLLDINAVITHEKLQIDWTYSKNIHRQETIENLAQEFVETLRAIIAHCLLPKSGGYTPTDFPLTKIHQLELDKLLANLALKSELGTTNWRNVEDIYPLSPMQGGMLFESLLKPDSGVYFEQMICTLTGNLEVSIFEQSWQQIITKYSIFRTGFLWESLSQPLQVVYKQVNVTLKIDDWCSLSEEEQQQELENFLAADRQQGFSLSQVPLMRLNLFRLGGNSYQFVWSHHHLLIDGWSSPLVFKDLLEFYQTLAQGNSLSYQPTVNYRHYIAWLQQQNQDTAKEFWRQKLQGFTAPTPLRIDRLSPQGERGEISYGEEEIRLTVAATAAAQSFVKKHQLTLNNLVQVTWGLLLSRYSGEADVVFGATVSGRPSKLVGVESMVGLFINTLPVRVQMSSETELLGLLKDLQTQQVESEQFAYSPLVEIQGLSDIPRGMSLFDSIVVFENYPVDTQVLEDNSNLTISNFRGVEQTNYPLTVVVIPGEQLSVRLNYDGSRFEQDTINRMLSHFVTLLEGIIANPRERVSQLPLLTKIEQQQLLIDWNNTQVDYPADKCIHQLFEEQVEQTPNAVAVVFEGQQLTYGELNCRANQLAHYLLSLGVKPDELVGICVERSLEMIVGLLGILKAGGAYVSLDPDYPQERLSFMLEDSQVKILITQAKLAESIPEHQAQLICLDTELEKIAQNITSNPENKSEPENLTYTIYTSGSTGKPKGVLVNHANVVRLFAATDSWYHFNSQDVWTLFHSYAFDFSVWEMWGALLYGGRLVIVPYLVTRSPESFYELLCQEKVTILNQTPTAFRQLIQAEESLLREVGEDSATDDDLGLRLVIFGGESLEINSLQPWFDRHGDQFPQLVNMYGITETTVHVTYRPLSMADVNSTASVIGRPLPDLQVYLLDQYLQPVPVGVPGEMYVGGAGVTRGYLNRPELTTERFISIPFDPPLPPLDKGGTQAGASLNQGKTQGGAKLYKTGDLARYLPNGELEYLGRIDNQVKIRGFRIELGEIEALLASHPQIWETVVLVWDDTTGDKRLVAYIVPQPEITIIIDEIRQFLKAKLPDYMVPNAFVILAALPLTANGKIDRRALPPPESGSEASDKYVAPRTPMEEILATIWSEVLKVEKVGINDNFFELGGHSLLATQLVAQIRDRLEIELPLRQLFNSATLAELAQEIEQLKQKKSAPIVPAILPRKRK